Proteins from one Thermococcus sp. genomic window:
- a CDS encoding inorganic phosphate transporter, with protein MNGLAIAIIAVAFYIAWNIGSNDSANAMGTAVGSGILSFRQATLTIAIFVLLGAYLRGYKVMKTVGEGIVPHGYLTMEMALIALLSAGVWVTIATIKGLPVSTTQSIVGGVIGVGLATHAPVNWFTLLKIAAAWVISPVLSGILAMVLYKFYSLVISRIKTVSTIEALYKALAILGGSYMAFNFGTNEVANASGPIVGAGFLEPKTAGVLVALSLAVGSLTFSYAVMHTVGRKITALGPISAFSAQFGSAIAVSLANVFGLPVSSSQSIVGGVVGVGLLVGQGVDRRVVLDILFGWVATPLTAVGISYVLLKVFAFAGMI; from the coding sequence ATGAACGGACTCGCGATTGCAATAATTGCAGTGGCCTTCTACATAGCTTGGAACATCGGCTCAAACGATTCCGCAAACGCTATGGGAACCGCCGTTGGCTCGGGGATACTCAGCTTCCGTCAGGCCACGCTCACGATAGCGATATTCGTCCTCCTAGGGGCCTATTTGAGGGGATACAAGGTCATGAAGACCGTTGGGGAGGGCATAGTGCCCCACGGTTACCTCACGATGGAGATGGCCCTCATAGCCCTCCTCTCGGCTGGTGTCTGGGTGACGATAGCGACAATAAAGGGCCTTCCCGTCTCGACCACCCAGTCGATAGTCGGGGGAGTTATAGGGGTGGGCCTCGCCACCCACGCGCCTGTGAACTGGTTCACACTCCTCAAGATAGCCGCTGCATGGGTAATCTCTCCCGTCCTCTCAGGAATTCTTGCGATGGTTCTCTACAAGTTCTACTCCCTTGTTATCTCCCGCATAAAGACCGTCTCAACAATCGAGGCCCTCTACAAGGCACTGGCAATACTCGGGGGCTCTTACATGGCCTTCAACTTCGGGACGAACGAAGTTGCGAACGCCTCCGGACCAATAGTCGGGGCGGGCTTCCTTGAGCCAAAGACCGCTGGAGTTTTAGTTGCCCTGAGCCTTGCAGTTGGCTCCCTTACTTTCAGCTACGCTGTTATGCACACGGTGGGGAGAAAGATAACCGCTCTCGGGCCTATCTCGGCTTTCTCGGCCCAGTTCGGCTCCGCGATAGCGGTGAGCTTAGCAAACGTCTTTGGCTTACCAGTTAGTTCAAGTCAGTCAATAGTTGGGGGCGTCGTAGGCGTTGGCCTTCTCGTCGGTCAGGGCGTAGACAGAAGGGTTGTTTTGGATATACTCTTCGGCTGGGTGGCGACGCCTCTAACCGCTGTAGGCATCTCCTACGTCCTTCTCAAAGTCTTCGCCTTTGCCGGGATGATTTGA
- the hflX gene encoding GTPase HflX, which translates to MRAIGVIRKSRRERPSREEFEELLRSAGYEVLAIVEQNREEHPKYNIGRGKLEELKRLVEELKPDKVVFANRLTPSQAYNLWKELKVDVIDRWQLVLEIFEKRAHSREAKLQVELASLQYEVPFVKEAIRRIKLGDRAGFKGMGEYQTRQYLKHIRYRMGRIKKELEKVRADRDVKRKRREELGFVLIALAGYTNAGKSTLLNALAGESVEARNQMFTTLDTTTRRFRLGTKRALATDTVGFIDGLPPFIVEAFHSTLEEIVKADVILLVLDASEPWMEIRRKFLASMRVLRELKALEKPILVVLNKIDLIEREDAETKAELIDKVAEEMGLPISGVVKASAKEGQLDELRSALEGLILTLPKYGTFEVEVDDSPLVPEILAFINSVGEVLDVNYGKTTRIKAYIQTGMVGELIKKGARITRSNHPGKGEDFEKDVGDAYSG; encoded by the coding sequence ATGAGGGCAATAGGCGTCATAAGGAAGTCGCGGAGGGAAAGGCCCAGCAGGGAGGAGTTCGAGGAGCTTCTCAGGAGTGCTGGCTACGAGGTTCTGGCAATAGTCGAGCAGAACCGAGAGGAGCATCCAAAGTACAATATCGGCAGGGGAAAGCTGGAGGAGCTTAAGAGACTCGTCGAGGAGCTGAAACCCGACAAGGTCGTCTTCGCCAACAGGCTAACCCCCAGTCAGGCCTACAACCTGTGGAAGGAGCTGAAGGTGGACGTCATAGACCGCTGGCAGCTGGTCCTTGAGATATTCGAGAAGCGCGCTCACTCAAGGGAGGCCAAGCTTCAGGTTGAGTTGGCTTCTCTCCAGTACGAAGTTCCCTTCGTCAAGGAGGCCATCAGGAGGATAAAGCTCGGCGACAGGGCCGGCTTCAAGGGAATGGGCGAATACCAGACGAGGCAGTACCTGAAGCACATACGCTACCGGATGGGGAGGATAAAGAAGGAACTCGAAAAGGTTAGGGCCGACAGGGACGTGAAGAGGAAGAGGAGAGAAGAGCTCGGTTTCGTTCTCATAGCTCTGGCCGGATACACGAACGCTGGAAAGTCAACGCTACTTAACGCTCTAGCCGGGGAGAGCGTTGAAGCTAGGAACCAGATGTTCACCACCCTCGACACGACGACGAGGCGCTTCAGGCTGGGAACTAAGAGGGCCCTCGCCACGGACACCGTCGGCTTCATAGACGGCCTGCCACCCTTCATAGTGGAGGCCTTCCACTCCACCCTTGAGGAGATAGTGAAGGCCGACGTAATCCTCCTCGTCCTCGACGCCAGCGAGCCGTGGATGGAGATAAGGAGGAAGTTTCTGGCTTCCATGAGGGTTCTGAGGGAGCTCAAGGCCCTCGAAAAGCCCATACTGGTCGTCCTTAACAAGATAGACCTGATTGAGCGCGAGGACGCCGAAACGAAGGCGGAGCTTATAGATAAGGTCGCCGAGGAGATGGGCCTGCCGATTTCGGGTGTCGTCAAGGCCTCCGCGAAGGAGGGGCAACTCGACGAACTCCGCTCGGCCCTAGAGGGTCTGATACTCACCCTGCCGAAGTACGGAACCTTTGAGGTTGAAGTTGACGATTCCCCTCTGGTTCCGGAGATACTGGCCTTCATAAACTCCGTTGGGGAGGTTCTGGACGTTAACTACGGAAAGACGACGAGGATAAAGGCATACATCCAGACCGGAATGGTTGGGGAGCTGATAAAGAAGGGAGCAAGAATCACCCGCTCAAATCATCCCGGCAAAGGCGAAGACTTTGAGAAGGACGTAGGAGATGCCTACAGCGGTTAG
- a CDS encoding carboxymuconolactone decarboxylase family protein, with the protein MENGDVEVKLKEIEELLERLGKQHPKEISAFSRFLRETLDNKALTTREKELIALALGIAAGCEWCIYLHTQKALEAGAKPEELIEAGLVAVLMAGGPALMHLIPLMKAIEKFKKE; encoded by the coding sequence ATGGAGAACGGGGACGTTGAGGTCAAACTTAAGGAAATAGAGGAGCTCCTCGAAAGGCTTGGAAAACAACATCCCAAGGAGATATCGGCCTTCTCAAGGTTTCTCAGGGAAACCCTCGACAACAAGGCGCTAACGACGAGAGAAAAGGAACTGATAGCCCTCGCCCTTGGAATAGCGGCCGGCTGTGAATGGTGCATCTACCTCCACACCCAGAAGGCACTTGAGGCCGGGGCTAAGCCCGAGGAGCTTATAGAGGCCGGTCTTGTAGCAGTCCTGATGGCCGGTGGTCCAGCGCTTATGCACCTGATACCGCTCATGAAGGCCATAGAGAAGTTTAAGAAGGAGTGA
- a CDS encoding nascent polypeptide-associated complex protein, protein MMGMNPRQMKRLMRQMGIKMEELEGVKEVVLRFEGKEIILKEPAVTVMVVQGEKSYQIVPGSEEVREVLKIPEEDIQLVMEQAGVDRETALKALEETKGDIAEAILKLTGE, encoded by the coding sequence ATGATGGGAATGAACCCTAGGCAGATGAAGAGGCTGATGCGCCAGATGGGCATCAAGATGGAGGAGCTTGAGGGCGTTAAGGAAGTTGTTCTGAGGTTCGAGGGTAAAGAGATAATCCTGAAAGAACCTGCAGTTACCGTCATGGTCGTTCAGGGAGAGAAGAGCTACCAGATTGTCCCGGGGAGCGAAGAGGTCAGGGAAGTCCTGAAAATCCCGGAGGAGGACATTCAGCTCGTCATGGAGCAGGCAGGTGTTGACAGGGAAACCGCACTCAAAGCGCTGGAAGAAACAAAAGGGGACATAGCGGAGGCCATTCTCAAGCTGACGGGGGAGTGA